One region of Arvicola amphibius chromosome 3, mArvAmp1.2, whole genome shotgun sequence genomic DNA includes:
- the LOC119809320 gene encoding olfactory receptor 143-like, with translation MAMQNDSSVTEFILAGLTDQPELQLPLFILFLVYHTTTVVGNLSLMSLIFLNSNLQTPMYFFLFNLSFIDLCYSFVFTPKTLMSFVSEKNTISFSGCMTQLFFFCFFVHSECYVLTAMAYDRYVAICQPLLYMVIMSPRTCSLMMFGSYFMGLAGAFVHTVFMVRLRFCDSNIINHYMCDIFPLLQLSCSSTYDSELVSSVVVSTVVIASSVVILMSYALILFNVTQLSSGKGLYKTMSTCSSHIITVALFYGFGMLSHIKTSSDESVVQGKILSVFYTFLLPLLNPFIYSLRNKDVKVALKRSLRRLTLNEALGLS, from the coding sequence ATGGCTATGCAGAATGACTCTTCAGTGACTGAATTCATTCTCGCAGGACTGACAGACCAACCTGAGCTCCAGCTACCCTTGTTCATCCTGTTTCTGGTGTACCACACAACAACTGTGGTAGGAAACTTGAGTTTAATGAGTCTCATTTTCTTAAATTCAAACCTGCAGACTCCcatgtacttttttctctttaacttgtCCTTCATTGACTTATGTTATTCCTTTGTCTTTACTCCCAAAACATTAATGAGTTTTGTTTCAGAGAAGAACACCATCTCCTTTAGTGGATGCATGActcaactgtttttcttttgcttttttgtccaCTCTGAGTGCTATGTGCTGACAGccatggcctatgatcgctatgtAGCCATCTGTCAACCTCTGTTGTACATGGTCATCATGTCTCCTAGGACATGTTCCCTGATGATGTTTGGTTCATACTTCATGGGATTAGCTGGTGCCTTTGTTCACACAGTGTTTATGGTTAGGCTCAGGTTTTGTGATTCTAACATCATCAACCATTACATGTGTGATATCTTCCCCCTTCTCCAGCTCTCCTGTAGCAGCACCTATGACAGTGAGCTTGTGAGTTCTGTTGTTGTCAGCACAGTGGTCATTGCATCTAGTGTCGTCATCTTAATGTCCTATGCTTTGATTCTTTTTAATGTCACTCAGTTGTCATCAGGTAAGGGTTTGTACAAAACCATGAGCACCTGTAGTTCTCATATTATAACTGTGGCCCTATTTTATGGATTTGGTATGCTTTCACATATCAAAACATCATCTGATGAGTCTGTGGTTCAGGGGAAAATTCTCAgtgtattttatacatttttgctGCCACTGTTGAACCCTTTTATTTACAGTCTCAGGAATAAGGATGTCAAAGTTGCTTTAAAGAGATCTCTAAGGAGACTCACATTAAATGAAGCACTGGGGCTGTCGTAG
- the LOC119810793 gene encoding prothymosin alpha-like: MSDAAMDTSSENTTKDLKEKKEVVEEAENGGDAPANGNANEENREQEADNEVDEEEEKGGEEEEDEEEGDGEEEDGDEDEEAKAPMGKRVSEDDEDDVDTKKQKTEEDD, encoded by the coding sequence aTGTCAGATGCGGCCATGGACACCAGCTCTGAGAACACCACCAAGGActtgaaggagaagaaggaagttgtggaggaggcagaaaatggaGGAGATGCACCTGCCAATGGCAATGCTAATGAGGAAAATAGGGAGCAGGAGGCCGACAATGAGgtagatgaagaagaggaaaaaggtggggaggaagaggaggatgaggaagaaggtgacggtgaggaagaggatggagatgaagatgaggaagCTAAGGCTCCTATGGGCAAGCGTGTATCTgaggatgatgaggatgatgttGACACCAAGAAGCAGAAGACTGAGGAGGATGACTAG
- the LOC119809947 gene encoding olfactory receptor 145-like, protein MTWRRMALLNDSSVKEFILLGLTQQPELQLPLFFLFLGIYVVSMVGNLGLIFLIVLNRHLHTPMYYFLFNLSFTDLCYSSVIIPKMLVSFLKQNIIAYADCMTQLFFFCFFVIDECYILTAMAYDRYAAICKPLLYQVTMSYQVCHSLTVGIYVMGFVGAMAHIVCMLRLTFCDGNIINHYVCDILPLLKLSCTSTTINEMVVFIVVGVNVTVPSLTIFISYTLILSSILGIRSAEGRSKAFSTCGSHVIAVSFFFGAAAFMYLKPSSASVEGDKISTIFYTIVGPMLNPFIYSIRNKDVHIALKKTLKRSMLT, encoded by the coding sequence ATGACCTGGAGAAGAATGGCCTTACTTAATGACTCTTCTGTGAAGGAGTTTATCCTGCTGGGCTTGACACAGCAGCCAGAGCTCCAgctgcctctcttctttctcttcttgggaATCTATGTGGTCTCCATGGTGGGGAACCTAGGCTTGATCTTTCTTATTGTTTTGAACCGTCACctgcacacccccatgtactACTTTCTCTTCAACCTTTCCTTCACAGATCTCTGCTACTCCTCTGTCATAATCCCCAAGATGCTGGTGAGTTTTCTGAAGCAGAACATCATCGCCTATGCAGACTgcatgactcagctttttttcttctgcttctttgttaTTGATGAATGCTACATTTTGACAGCAATGGCCTATGACAGATATGCTGCCATCTGTAAACCCCTGCTTTACCAGGTCACCATGTCCTATCAGGTCTGCCATTCGCTGACAGTTGGTATATACGTGATGGGGTTTGTGGGTGCAATGGCCCACATAGTTTGCATGCTGAGACTGACTTTTTGTGATGGCAACATCATCAATCACTATGTGTGTGATATACTTCCTCTCCTGAAGCTCTCCTGCACAAGCACTACCATCAATGAGATGGTGGTTTTCATTGTTGTGGGTGTCAATGTAACAGTGCCCAGCCTGACAATCTTTATCTCTTACACCTTGATCCTTTCCAGCATTCTTGGCATTCGTTCTGCAGAGGGTAGGTCAAAAGCcttcagtacctgtggctcccaTGTAatagcagtttcttttttctttggagCTGCAGCATTCATGTATCTTAAACCTTCTAGCGCATCTGTGGAAGGTGATAAAATATCTACCATATTTTATACCATTGTGGGGCCAATGCTGAATCCTTTCATCTACAGCATAAGAAATAAGGATGTCCACATTGCACTGAAAAAAACTTTGAAGAGAAGCATGCTTACATAA
- the LOC119809321 gene encoding olfactory receptor 143-like, which produces MPHVNQMNMENDSSVSEFILMGLTDQPELQLPLFVLFLVNYTATVMGNLSLMSLILLNSNLHTPMYYFIFNLSFIDFCYSFVFTPKMLMSFLLEKNTISFRGCMTQLFFFCLFVNSESYVLTAMAYDRYVAICQPLLYKVIMSPEKCFVLMFGSYLMGFAGAMAHTGCMLRLRFCDSNIINHYMCDIFPLLQLSCSSTYVNELVSFIVVGTVISLSSLIILVSYALIFSSVIQMSSGNSWSKAIGTCGSHIITVSLFYGSGLLAYVKPSSAETVGQGKIFSVFYTFLVPVLNPLIYSLRNKDVKLAVKRTVKRMTSRSICGCFS; this is translated from the coding sequence ATGCCACATGTGAATCAAATGAATATGGAAAATGACTCTTCAGTGTCAGAGTTCATTCTTATGGGCCTGAcagaccagcctgagctccaGCTGccgttatttgttttgttcttggtgAATTACACAGCCACTGTGATGGGAAACTTGAGCTTAATGAGTCTCATATTGTTGAACTCAAACCTTCACACTCCCATgtactattttattttcaatctcTCCTTCATTGATTTCTGTTATTCATTTGTCTTTACCCCCAAAATGCTAATGAGTTTTCTTTTAGAGAAGAACACCATCTCATTTAGAGGATGCATGACTCAGctgtttttcttctgcctttttgtGAACTCAGAGAGTTATGTGTTGACAGccatggcctatgatcgctatgtggccatctgtcaGCCACTGCTGTACAAGGTTATTATGTCTCCTGAGAAGTGTTTTGTGCTGATGTTTGGTTCTTACTTGATGGGGTTTGCTGGGGCCATGGCTCACACAGGGTGTATGCTCAGGCTCAGGTTTTGTGATTCTAACATCATCAACCACTACATGTGTGacatcttccctctcctccagctcTCCTGCAGTAGCACCTATGTCAATGAGCTTGTGAGTTTCATTGTGGTGGGTACAGTCATCTCTTTATCTAGCCTCATTATCTTAGTCTCCTATGCTTTGATCTTTTCTAGTGTCATTCAAATGTCATCAGGTAATAGTTGGTCCAAAGCCATAGGAACTTGTGGGTCTCACATCATAACTGTTAGTCTCTTTTATGGTTCTGGGCTACTTGCTTATGTCAAGCCATCATCTGCTGAAACTGTGGGCCAGGGAAAAATTTTCTCAGTCTTTTACACCTTCTTGGTGCCCGTGCTGAATCCTCTCATTTACAGCCTAAGAAACAAGGATGTCAAGCTTGCTGTGAAGAGAACGGTGAAGAGAATGACAAGCAGATCTATCTGTGGTTGTTTCTCTTAG
- the LOC119809319 gene encoding olfactory receptor 143-like, with translation MTIEHDKTVMKNDSSVTEFILAGLTDQPELQLPLFILFLVYHTVTVVGNLSLMSLILLNSNLQTPMYFFLFNLSFIDLCYSFVFTPKTLMSFVSEKNTISFSGCMTQLFFYCFFAHSECYVLTAMAYDRYVAICQPLLYMVIMSSRTCSLMMFGSYLTGFAAAIVHIVFMIRLNFCGSNIINHYLCDIFPLLQLSCSNIYATELVSSVVASMVVIVSSVIILMSYALILFNVTQLSSGKGLYKAMSTCSSHIITVALFYGFGMLTHIKTSSDESVVQGKVLSVFCTFLLPLLNPFIYSLRNKDVKLALKRSLRRLTVNEALGLS, from the exons ATGACAATTGA ACATGACAAAACGGTTATGAAGAATGACTCTTCAGTGACCGAATTCATTCTCGCAGGACTGACAGACCAACCTGAGCTCCAGCTACCCCTGTTCATCCTGTTTCTGGTGTACCACACAGTCACTGTGGTGGGAAACTTGAGTTTAATGAGTCTCATTTTACTAAATTCAAACCTGCAGACTCCcatgtacttttttctctttaacttgtCCTTCATTGACTTATGTTATTCCTTTGTCTTTACTCCCAAAACATTAATGAGTTTTGTTTCAGAGAAAAACACCATCTCCTTTAGTGGATGCATGACTCAGCtgtttttctattgcttttttgCCCACTCTGAGTGTTATGTGTTGACAGccatggcctatgatcgctatgtAGCCATCTGTCAACCCCTCTTGTACATGGTCATCATGTCTTCTAGGACATGTTCCCTGATGATGTTTGGTTCATACCTCACAGGATTTGCTGCTGCCATTGTCCACATAGTGTTTATGATCAGACTGAACTTTTGTGGTTCTAACATCATCAACCACTACCTATGTGATATCTTCCCCCTTCTCCAGCTCTCTTGCAGCAATATCTATGCCACTGAGCTTGTGAGTTCTGTTGTTGCCAGCATGGTAGTCATTGTATCTAGTGTCATCATCTTAATGTCCTATGCTTTGATTCTTTTTAATGTCACCCAGTTGTCATCAGGTAAGGGTTTGTACAAAGCCATGAGCACCTGTAGTTCTCACATAATAACTGTGGCCTTATTCTATGGATTTGGTATGCTCACACATATCAAAACATCATCTGATGAGTCTGTGGTTCAGGGGAAAGTTCTCAgtgtattttgtacatttttgctGCCATTACTGAACCCTTTTATTTACAGTCTCAGGAATAAGGATGTCAAGCTTGCTTTAAAGAGATCTCTAAGGAGACTCACAGTGAATGAAGCACTCGGGCTGTCATAG